In the genome of Desulfovibrionales bacterium, the window TTTTTAATTCCTGAGGCTCCGTTAGATACAGAGAAGAGAGGCGTATCTTTAATCTGCTATCAGCCTTAGCCAGGCGACTTGAGGCCTGAAGACAATTGGCCTTGGCGTCGCCCAGGTTGGATCCAATACCAATATAGGCCAGGACATCTTCCAAGGTTAAAACCCTACATTCTTAATACGCTGGACGGCCTCCTGGAGGCGTTCTTTTCCCACTGTCAAGGCCATACGAACATAACCTTCTCCGGGCGCGCCAAAACCATTGCCCGGAGTAGTAACGATACCCGCCTTGCTCAAAAGGTAGGCAGTAAATTCTGCGGAGGTATATCTCCGGGGGACTTCAACCCACAGGTAAAAGGTAGCCCTTGGTTTTTCCACATTCAACCCCGCTTCTTTCAGGCCGGCGACTAAAATATCCCGGCGCCCGGCATAAACAGCCTGCATCTCCCGGACACAGGTCTGATCACCATCCAGGGCTGCCATACCGGCTATCTGGATAGCCTGGAAGACTCCGGAATCAATATTGCTTTTTACCTGTCCCAATCCGGCGATGACCTCTTTGTTCCCCACAGCAAAGCCTATGCGCCAACCGGTCATGTTATAGGTTTTGGAAAGGGAATGGAGTTCGATCCCTACCCCCTTGGCTCCCTCGACCTCCAGAAAACTGGGCGGCCTGTAGCCGTCAAAGGCCATCTCGCTATAAGCCGCATCATGGCAGACTATAATGTTATATTTTTCAGCAAAGGCCACGATTTCTTTAAAGAAGTCCACCGTAGCCACGGCTGCCGTAGGATTGTTGGGATAATTAATGAACAGGAGGCGGGCCTTTTCAG includes:
- a CDS encoding LL-diaminopimelate aminotransferase; this translates as MIKIEKSERLKKLPPYLFAEIDRMKEEVKARGLDVIDLGVGDPDIPTPPHIITRLNEAATDPQNHRYPSYSGMNGFKFSVAGWYERRFGVSLDPQTEVVSLIGSKEGIAHIPLAFINPGDVALVPSPAYPVYHIGTIFAGGEPYYMPLTKENHFLPDLTTIPPEVAEKARLLFINYPNNPTAAVATVDFFKEIVAFAEKYNIIVCHDAAYSEMAFDGYRPPSFLEVEGAKGVGIELHSLSKTYNMTGWRIGFAVGNKEVIAGLGQVKSNIDSGVFQAIQIAGMAALDGDQTCVREMQAVYAGRRDILVAGLKEAGLNVEKPRATFYLWVEVPRRYTSAEFTAYLLSKAGIVTTPGNGFGAPGEGYVRMALTVGKERLQEAVQRIKNVGF